The sequence CCGGCCGCTGGTATAATCCCGGAATCCAGCGCTGGATGAGCCAGGATCCCAGCGGCCTCGGTCCCGACTCCAACCCCTACCGGCCCGTCGGCAACAGCCCGACGAAGTTCATTGATCCGAGCGGGTTAGCGGACGACTGGCCGCCACTCGGATACGGGACAGGTACAATCAGTGTCGGGATCTACCCTGAGGACGACGCGTGGACGCCGGAGGGACGCAAGCAGCACGCCAAGGCCCATCCGAAGGAGCCGCCGATCGCGACCCTGGAACAACTCAAAACGACCGCAGAAACATTCACTTATTCAATCCCGGTTCATCGTGACGCCAAATATCCTCCGCTTCAACAGGCGATCGACCAGATCAGGAAAATTAAAGCCGATAAGCATGTAAACATAACGACCGCGATCATCTGTGATCACAGCGCTCATGCAAATGGCGTCATCTTGCAGCGGCTTATCGATCCAATCGACCCGAAGGACCCGCTCTGGCAAATACTCGCTAACGAGGTGTTGTACATAACGCTTGGCGGATGCAACATCGGAGAGCATCAGCGCGTCATTCACGCGTACGCGGACGGGGCGCAGCGGGAAGTGGGGGCTGCGGAAACCGAAGTGATGTACGGCGATAAGATGTGGGCTCCCAGCGATTCTACCGAAAGTTATCCATGGATCTACGCAAACCCCGGCACGCCGCTGGATCGGCGCTTCCCTCGGTAAACAAGGTCATAAAGCCATTAGCGAGAAGCCAAGTGCTCAACTGGCATTAGGCTTTGCGAATTCCCACGGTAAAGTGCTTTCGTTCTTTGTGTTCCACTTGACGTAATTCCGCAGCGTGCTGAGCCGTTTGGTAATCTGTCTGCCACATACGCGGGCCTCAGTCCGCGCTCAACAATGGACCGGTTCATATGCAAGCGACGAAAACAAAACTCAATGCGTCGTCGACGCGGAAGGCGGGCGTTGTCGCATTACTCGCACTGCTGTTCGCGATCGTCGGAGTCTCGATTCTGATCTTGGGGTTGTGTGCATGCGGACGCAATGCCTCGCTCGATGCCACGAATGGGGGCGCGCGTAAATGCGGCCAGTGCGTTGATCAACTTATCGAACGGCGTGCGCTCGTCGAGTTTGCTGGCGAAGATGACGTGGTCAGCTTCGACGTATCGCAGTCGAAGTTGAAAGACGCCGACCTCGCATGCCTGCGCGATTGCAAGAAGATTAAGCATTTGTTTTTGATCGCGCCGAACATCGACGGTTCTTGCCTCCAATACTTCGCTGACACGCCGACCATCGAAACGCTTCAGATGGGCGGCGCCCCATTGAGGCGCGCGGAAGATCTGCGCTATATCGGGGGGATGAAGAACTTGTGGCAACTGACGCTGAGTGGCAATGTAATCGACGACAAGTGCCTTAGGTTCCTTGACGACTTGCACAAGCTTGTCGCTCTCGAACTCAATGATACGCGCGTGTCCGATTCCGGTATGAAGCACATCGCCGCGCTCAAGCAGCTTGACCGGTTGAAATTAAACGAGACGCTCGTCGGGGATGAAGGTGTCAAAGAGCTAAGTGAACTTCCGAAGCTGACTTCGTTGAATATTCAGTACACGAAGATTTCGGATCGCGCAACGGAGTATTTGGCCCGCATGAAGACTTTGAAGATCCTGAGCCTCTACGGGACGGAGGTTAGCGGTCCGGGGCTTGACGCTGTCGCGCGGCTCCCGAATCTCGAACTCCTGGACCTTAGAAAGACGAAGATTTCCCAGAAGGTTCGATGTGAATTAATGCAGGCCAAGCCCGGTTTGACGGTGTACGGTCCGGAAATGTGGGACTGAGCCGCCGGACAGAGAAGTATGGACAGCTCCAGTAACTGACGCCTGAATCAGAAGGCGTCCGAAAAATGGTTCGCCAGAACGGCACAAAGGTGTCAGGAACCGAATCGCAGTCCCGTTCCGGAAGTCTTTCGCTTTCCGGGAAATCGGCGTCTGAATCGGCGGTGAATGCGTGATTCGGCTAAACCGTCTGGAAATCCAGGTGGCCAACGCTTGCAATCTTACTTGCGAGAGTTGCAGCCACTTCTCGAACAGCGGCCATCGGGGAGTGCTCAGCCTCGCCGAGGCCGAGGCGTGGATGGAGGCGTGGCACTGCCGGCTGCTTCCAGGGGACTTTTGCTTGTTGGGCGGCGAGCCAACGATCAATCCCAAGCTGACCGAGATGGTCTATCTCGCGAAGGAGAAATGGCCGTACTCGCGGCTTCGATTGATCACCAACGGCTTTTTTCTGCACAAGCATCCGAACTTGCCTGCCGCCCTGTCCGAGACGGGCGCCATCCTCTGTCTGACGATCCATCATCGCTCGCCGGAGTATCTGCAGCACGTCGCTGGGATTTCCAAGTTGCTGAAC comes from Pirellulales bacterium and encodes:
- a CDS encoding RHS repeat-associated core domain-containing protein, translating into GRWYNPGIQRWMSQDPSGLGPDSNPYRPVGNSPTKFIDPSGLADDWPPLGYGTGTISVGIYPEDDAWTPEGRKQHAKAHPKEPPIATLEQLKTTAETFTYSIPVHRDAKYPPLQQAIDQIRKIKADKHVNITTAIICDHSAHANGVILQRLIDPIDPKDPLWQILANEVLYITLGGCNIGEHQRVIHAYADGAQREVGAAETEVMYGDKMWAPSDSTESYPWIYANPGTPLDRRFPR